One genomic segment of Mastomys coucha isolate ucsf_1 unplaced genomic scaffold, UCSF_Mcou_1 pScaffold22, whole genome shotgun sequence includes these proteins:
- the Sh2b3 gene encoding SH2B adapter protein 3 isoform X1: MPGSPASLSTMNEPTVQPSRTSSAPASPASPRGWSDFCERHAAAAARELARQYWLFARAHPQPPRADLVSLQFAELFQRHFCREVRESLAGPQGHDYRATAPARPALPKARSSEDLGPRPTCALQHLRRGLRQLFRRRSAGELPGATSDTNDIDSTAATRPGPARKLLPWSLREPSAAEALKEVVLRYSLADEAAMDSGARWQRGRLVLRSPGRGHGHLLQLFDPPKSSKPKLQEACSSIREIRPCTRLEMPDNLYTFVLKVQNQTDIIFEVGDEQQLNSWLAELRASTGLGLEHLDTELPLSLVAEPSPARSPRGSTDSLDQGASPGVMLDPACQKTDHFLSCYPWFHGPISRVRAAQLVQLQGPDAHGVFLVRQSESRRGEYVLTFNLQGRAKHLRLVLTERGQCRVQHLHFPSVVDMLRHFQRSPIPLECGAACDVRLSGYVVVVSHAPGSSNTVLFPFSLPHWDSELGHPHLSSAGCPPRHGAEALPGQVTPPEQIFHLVPSPEELANSLRHLELESVSSTRDSDYEMDSSSRGHLRAIDNQYTPLSQLCRDADS; encoded by the exons CCCGGCAGCCCCGCCTCGCTCTCCACCATGAACGAGCCCACCGTGCAGCCGTCCCGCACGTCCTCGGCACCCGCCTCACCAGCATCCCCGCGCGGCTGGAGCGACTTCTGCGAGCGGCACGCAGCAGCGGCGGCGCGGGAGCTGGCCCGCCAGTACTGGCTGTTTGCGCGCGCGCACCCACAGCCGCCTCGTGCGGACCTGGTGTCGCTGCAGTTCGCTGAGCTCTTCCAGCGCCACTTCTGCCGGGAGGTGCGTGAGAGCCTCGCGGGACCGCAGGGTCACGACTACCGTGCTACTGCTCCGGCCCGTCCCGCGCTGCCCAAGGCACGTAGCTCCGAGGACCTGGGCCCACGGCCCACCTGTGCCCTGCAGCACCTGCGCCGTGGCCTGCGCCAGCTTTTCCGCCGCCGCTCAGCTGGGGAGCTGCCGGGGGCTACTAGCGACACCAATGACATCGATTCCACCGCTGCCACCAGGCCGGGACCGGCCCGCAAGTTGCTACCCTGGAGCCTGCGAGAGCCGTCCGCCGCCGAGGCGCTCAAAGAGGTGGTATTGCGTTACAGCCTGGCGGACGAGGCAGCAATGGACAGCGGTGCGCGCTGGCAGCGGGGTCGCCTGGTGCTTCGTTCTCCAGGTCGGGGCCATGGCCACCTTCTGCAACTCTTCGATCCGCCCAAG AGCTCAAAGCCCAAGCTCCAAGAGGCCTGCTCTAGCATCCGGGAGATCCGACCATGTACACGCCTGGAAATGCCTGACAATCTCTACACCTTTGTGTTGAAG GTGCAGAACCAGACAGACATCATCTTTGAGGTGGGAGATGAACAGCAACTGAACTCATGGCTGGCAGAGCTCAGGGCAAGCACAGGCCTAGG GTTGGAGCACCTGGACACAGAGTTACCTCTTTCCTTAGTGGCAGAGCCTAGCCCAGCTAGATCCCCAAGGGGAAGCACTGACTCCCTGGACCAAG GTGCTTCACCTGGGGTGATGCTGGACCCAGCCTGCCAGAAAACAGATCACTTCCTGTCCTGCTACCCCTGGTTCCACGGCCCTATCTCCAGGGTGAGGGCTGCACAGCTGGTTCAGCTGCAGGGCCCTGATGCCCATGGAGTGTTCCTGGTGCGGCAGAGTGAGTCCCGGAGAGGGGAATATGTACTCACATTCAACCTACAGGGCAGAGCCAAG CACCTccgcctggtgctcacagagcgTGGACAGTGCCGTGTTCAACACCTGCACTTCCCTTCAGTGGTAGATATGCTCCGCCACTTCCAGCGCTCCCCTATTCCACTTGAATGTGGAGCAGCCTGTGATGTCCGACTCTCTGGCTATGTGGTAGTCGTCTCTCACGCGCCAG GTTCCTCCAACACTgtccttttccctttttcccttcctcactGGGACTCGGAGCTGGGCCATCCCCACCTCAGCTCTGCTGGCTGTCCCCCCCGCCATGGTGCAGAGGCTCTCCCTGGCCAAGTGACACCCCCTGAGCAGATCTTCCACCTGGTGCCTTCTCCTGAGGAACTGGCCAACAGTCTGCGGCACCTGGAGCTTGAGTCTGTGAGCAGTACCCGGGACTCAGACTACGAAATGGACTCCTCTTCACGGGGCCACCTTCGGGCCATTGACAACCAGTACACCCCTCTCTCACAGCTGTGCAGAGATGCAGACTCGTGA
- the Sh2b3 gene encoding SH2B adapter protein 3 isoform X2 — translation MNEPTVQPSRTSSAPASPASPRGWSDFCERHAAAAARELARQYWLFARAHPQPPRADLVSLQFAELFQRHFCREVRESLAGPQGHDYRATAPARPALPKARSSEDLGPRPTCALQHLRRGLRQLFRRRSAGELPGATSDTNDIDSTAATRPGPARKLLPWSLREPSAAEALKEVVLRYSLADEAAMDSGARWQRGRLVLRSPGRGHGHLLQLFDPPKSSKPKLQEACSSIREIRPCTRLEMPDNLYTFVLKVQNQTDIIFEVGDEQQLNSWLAELRASTGLGLEHLDTELPLSLVAEPSPARSPRGSTDSLDQGASPGVMLDPACQKTDHFLSCYPWFHGPISRVRAAQLVQLQGPDAHGVFLVRQSESRRGEYVLTFNLQGRAKHLRLVLTERGQCRVQHLHFPSVVDMLRHFQRSPIPLECGAACDVRLSGYVVVVSHAPGSSNTVLFPFSLPHWDSELGHPHLSSAGCPPRHGAEALPGQVTPPEQIFHLVPSPEELANSLRHLELESVSSTRDSDYEMDSSSRGHLRAIDNQYTPLSQLCRDADS, via the exons ATGAACGAGCCCACCGTGCAGCCGTCCCGCACGTCCTCGGCACCCGCCTCACCAGCATCCCCGCGCGGCTGGAGCGACTTCTGCGAGCGGCACGCAGCAGCGGCGGCGCGGGAGCTGGCCCGCCAGTACTGGCTGTTTGCGCGCGCGCACCCACAGCCGCCTCGTGCGGACCTGGTGTCGCTGCAGTTCGCTGAGCTCTTCCAGCGCCACTTCTGCCGGGAGGTGCGTGAGAGCCTCGCGGGACCGCAGGGTCACGACTACCGTGCTACTGCTCCGGCCCGTCCCGCGCTGCCCAAGGCACGTAGCTCCGAGGACCTGGGCCCACGGCCCACCTGTGCCCTGCAGCACCTGCGCCGTGGCCTGCGCCAGCTTTTCCGCCGCCGCTCAGCTGGGGAGCTGCCGGGGGCTACTAGCGACACCAATGACATCGATTCCACCGCTGCCACCAGGCCGGGACCGGCCCGCAAGTTGCTACCCTGGAGCCTGCGAGAGCCGTCCGCCGCCGAGGCGCTCAAAGAGGTGGTATTGCGTTACAGCCTGGCGGACGAGGCAGCAATGGACAGCGGTGCGCGCTGGCAGCGGGGTCGCCTGGTGCTTCGTTCTCCAGGTCGGGGCCATGGCCACCTTCTGCAACTCTTCGATCCGCCCAAG AGCTCAAAGCCCAAGCTCCAAGAGGCCTGCTCTAGCATCCGGGAGATCCGACCATGTACACGCCTGGAAATGCCTGACAATCTCTACACCTTTGTGTTGAAG GTGCAGAACCAGACAGACATCATCTTTGAGGTGGGAGATGAACAGCAACTGAACTCATGGCTGGCAGAGCTCAGGGCAAGCACAGGCCTAGG GTTGGAGCACCTGGACACAGAGTTACCTCTTTCCTTAGTGGCAGAGCCTAGCCCAGCTAGATCCCCAAGGGGAAGCACTGACTCCCTGGACCAAG GTGCTTCACCTGGGGTGATGCTGGACCCAGCCTGCCAGAAAACAGATCACTTCCTGTCCTGCTACCCCTGGTTCCACGGCCCTATCTCCAGGGTGAGGGCTGCACAGCTGGTTCAGCTGCAGGGCCCTGATGCCCATGGAGTGTTCCTGGTGCGGCAGAGTGAGTCCCGGAGAGGGGAATATGTACTCACATTCAACCTACAGGGCAGAGCCAAG CACCTccgcctggtgctcacagagcgTGGACAGTGCCGTGTTCAACACCTGCACTTCCCTTCAGTGGTAGATATGCTCCGCCACTTCCAGCGCTCCCCTATTCCACTTGAATGTGGAGCAGCCTGTGATGTCCGACTCTCTGGCTATGTGGTAGTCGTCTCTCACGCGCCAG GTTCCTCCAACACTgtccttttccctttttcccttcctcactGGGACTCGGAGCTGGGCCATCCCCACCTCAGCTCTGCTGGCTGTCCCCCCCGCCATGGTGCAGAGGCTCTCCCTGGCCAAGTGACACCCCCTGAGCAGATCTTCCACCTGGTGCCTTCTCCTGAGGAACTGGCCAACAGTCTGCGGCACCTGGAGCTTGAGTCTGTGAGCAGTACCCGGGACTCAGACTACGAAATGGACTCCTCTTCACGGGGCCACCTTCGGGCCATTGACAACCAGTACACCCCTCTCTCACAGCTGTGCAGAGATGCAGACTCGTGA